In Marinobacter sp. es.048, the following proteins share a genomic window:
- the dkgB gene encoding 2,5-didehydrogluconate reductase DkgB — translation MSFSALPKIGMGTFRLKGNDARDAVKSALSLGYRHIDTAQMYGNEAEVGDGITSSGIPRREIFLTTKIWHDQLHASDLINSLHDSLARLKTDHVDLALIHWPSPDDEVPMKEYLGALRDAQREGLTEHIGISNFTCAQMDEAKEILGDTPIFTNQVEVHPFLANRKVVEHAQKLGITVTGYMPLAVGKVMADETLQHIAGERNLTPAQIAIAWVASRGVVPIPSSTRPGHQKANLEALKVELSEEEIRAIDELDRNERIANPDFAPAWD, via the coding sequence ATGTCATTCAGCGCACTTCCGAAGATCGGCATGGGAACTTTCCGGCTCAAGGGCAACGACGCCCGTGATGCCGTCAAGAGCGCCCTGTCCCTGGGCTATCGCCATATCGATACCGCCCAGATGTATGGAAACGAAGCGGAAGTTGGTGATGGCATTACCTCCAGTGGCATTCCGCGTCGGGAAATTTTCCTGACCACCAAAATCTGGCACGACCAGCTGCACGCCAGCGATCTCATCAACAGCCTGCATGACAGTCTCGCGAGGCTGAAAACCGACCATGTGGATCTGGCGCTTATTCACTGGCCATCGCCCGACGACGAAGTGCCCATGAAAGAGTATCTCGGCGCCCTGAGGGATGCCCAGCGCGAAGGTCTGACCGAGCACATCGGCATTTCCAACTTCACCTGCGCCCAGATGGATGAGGCAAAAGAGATTCTGGGTGACACGCCCATTTTCACCAACCAGGTAGAAGTGCACCCGTTCCTCGCCAACCGAAAGGTTGTAGAGCATGCCCAGAAGCTCGGCATTACCGTTACCGGCTACATGCCGCTGGCTGTTGGCAAGGTGATGGCGGACGAGACACTGCAGCACATTGCTGGTGAGAGAAACCTGACCCCGGCGCAGATAGCTATTGCCTGGGTGGCATCGAGAGGCGTTGTGCCGATCCCCTCCTCAACACGCCCCGGCCACCAGAAGGCCAACCTGGAGGCGCTGAAAGTCGAATTGAGCGAGGAAGAGATCCGCGCCATTGATGAGCTGGACCGCAACGAGCGCATCGCTAATCCAGACTTCGCACCCGCCTGGGACTGA
- a CDS encoding aldo/keto reductase codes for MAKEYSRRQFLVGSGALGLALTSPRLFASDATNLSSSTPITRQIPGTDEAIPAIGMGTWITFNVGGDTQLVQQRTRVLKTFFDLGGTVVDGSPMYGSAADVMGEALDSLNAHDRIFAATKIWTGDESETRQEAARSGTRWGVDQFDLLQVHNLLGWQGHLETLKQMKANGEVRYIGITTSHGRRHREFAQIMEREPLDFVQLTYNVLDREVEDRLLPLAEERGIGVIVNRPFQGGSLFRRFQSEPLPGWAGEVGVSNWAEFFLKYIISHPAVTCAIPATSKVEHMKENMGAMRGTLPDADQRQRMADYVRSL; via the coding sequence ATGGCGAAAGAGTACTCTAGACGGCAGTTTCTTGTTGGTTCCGGGGCACTGGGACTCGCACTGACATCACCGCGATTGTTCGCGAGCGATGCCACCAACCTGTCCTCATCAACTCCCATAACCCGACAAATTCCGGGAACGGACGAAGCCATCCCTGCGATCGGCATGGGCACCTGGATCACCTTCAACGTCGGTGGCGATACGCAACTGGTTCAGCAGCGCACCAGGGTTCTGAAAACCTTCTTCGATCTGGGCGGCACGGTTGTAGACGGATCACCGATGTATGGCAGTGCCGCAGATGTTATGGGTGAAGCTCTGGATTCTCTGAACGCCCACGATCGGATTTTTGCAGCGACCAAGATCTGGACCGGCGATGAATCAGAAACCCGGCAGGAGGCGGCACGTTCGGGCACGCGCTGGGGTGTCGATCAATTCGATTTGTTGCAGGTTCATAATCTGCTGGGCTGGCAAGGGCATCTTGAAACCCTGAAGCAGATGAAGGCCAACGGTGAGGTTCGGTATATCGGCATCACCACCTCCCACGGTCGACGGCACCGGGAGTTCGCTCAGATTATGGAAAGGGAGCCGCTGGATTTTGTGCAGCTAACCTATAACGTTCTGGATCGCGAGGTTGAGGATAGGTTGCTGCCACTGGCCGAGGAGCGGGGAATCGGGGTAATCGTCAATCGTCCGTTCCAGGGTGGTTCGCTGTTCCGCCGGTTTCAGTCGGAGCCGCTGCCTGGTTGGGCCGGGGAGGTCGGCGTCAGCAATTGGGCGGAGTTCTTTCTCAAGTACATCATTTCCCACCCGGCGGTGACCTGTGCCATCCCGGCGACCAGCAAGGTCGAGCACATGAAGGAAAACATGGGGGCGATGCGCGGCACATTGCCTGATGCCGATCAGCGCCAGCGGATGGCGGATTACGTGAGGTCGCTGTGA
- a CDS encoding glutathione S-transferase N-terminal domain-containing protein: MSNMLSHNVHVLGSVATSSLTAWRGCLVVKNVPQPEKPIVLYDMEGCPYCRRVREALTALNLDVEIRPCPKGGSVFRAQAEALGGRQQFPLLADQNTGTVMYESEEIIEYLFRQYAGRSVPSYYRGRVWQPVLGSVASVTSAMRGLRVSQGKLPEQPLHLWSFEGSPFSRLVRERLCELEIPYTLHNLGKEHWTEIGPAKQRIKPGPYTPIPGGKRDAFFQVHKRVQVPYLEDPNTGEGLFESARILKYLDTHYGN, from the coding sequence ATGTCGAATATGCTGTCTCACAACGTCCACGTGCTGGGCTCGGTCGCCACATCTTCGCTCACTGCCTGGCGCGGTTGCCTGGTGGTAAAAAATGTTCCCCAGCCGGAAAAGCCGATTGTTCTCTACGACATGGAGGGCTGTCCATACTGCCGTCGCGTTCGTGAAGCCCTGACTGCCCTTAACCTGGATGTGGAAATCCGGCCCTGTCCGAAAGGCGGGTCGGTTTTCCGGGCCCAGGCGGAGGCGCTGGGAGGCCGGCAACAGTTCCCCTTGCTGGCGGACCAGAACACGGGCACGGTCATGTACGAATCCGAGGAGATCATCGAGTATCTGTTCCGGCAATATGCCGGCCGGTCGGTGCCGTCCTACTATCGTGGTCGGGTCTGGCAGCCGGTCCTGGGCTCTGTAGCCTCGGTAACCAGCGCCATGCGGGGGCTGAGGGTCAGCCAGGGCAAGCTGCCGGAGCAGCCGTTGCACCTCTGGAGTTTCGAGGGCAGCCCGTTTTCACGTCTGGTGCGTGAGCGGCTGTGTGAACTGGAAATTCCGTATACCTTGCACAACCTGGGCAAGGAGCACTGGACAGAGATCGGACCGGCGAAGCAACGCATCAAGCCGGGTCCCTATACGCCGATTCCTGGTGGCAAGCGGGATGCGTTTTTCCAGGTGCACAAGCGGGTTCAGGTGCCCTACCTTGAAGACCCCAATACCGGGGAAGGGCTGTTCGAGTCTGCCCGGATTCTGAAATATCTCGACACTCACTACGGGAACTGA
- the dacB gene encoding D-alanyl-D-alanine carboxypeptidase/D-alanyl-D-alanine-endopeptidase: protein MYPRFRRSLLASLVALSVTVGPSVAAADGEGAGFSGNRLWSNQLKDYAVQSLNNQDAMSMAAIPLNGPGINQYINADALMSPGSIMKLVTTFAALEVLGPNHHWDTDFLTDGVMAGDTLKGNLYVRFGGDPKLTIERLWTTLGELRSMGITRIEGDLILDGTYFEVDGGFPAFEDNGNNPHAPFLVEPSAYLTNLNLMHFQVRADERGTQAWSTPSLGEVVIDNRVVATAEGPCPSRRNFEWEPIVHEDQRVTVRVTGELPQGCRTTSYLSLLPHEQYSASLIRSLLADLGVVVSGGDLNGVTPEDARLVMKTTSPDLVTMVRDINKWSSNVMARQLLLTIGAENRLEDENDDRVAGIRVIYDWLEDKGINTAGMVIDNGAGLTRHGRITARQGAQILEHAWNSAYSADLMASMPIIAMDGTMARRLRNTGMDGEGRIKTGYLENVRSIAGFTRDSNNTTWAVVGMVNNDPAWNGQAVLDRILYSLHFRPPTGTAISHAASGISETTIQ from the coding sequence ATGTATCCTCGATTCAGGCGGTCGCTACTGGCATCGCTTGTGGCCCTATCTGTCACGGTCGGCCCATCCGTTGCCGCCGCAGATGGCGAAGGCGCGGGATTTTCCGGCAATCGCCTCTGGTCCAATCAGTTGAAGGATTACGCCGTCCAGTCACTGAATAACCAAGATGCCATGAGCATGGCAGCCATTCCACTGAATGGTCCCGGCATCAATCAGTACATCAATGCCGATGCGCTGATGAGCCCCGGCTCCATCATGAAACTGGTGACAACCTTTGCGGCACTGGAGGTTCTTGGCCCCAATCATCACTGGGATACCGACTTCCTGACCGACGGTGTTATGGCCGGCGACACCCTCAAAGGCAATCTCTATGTCCGCTTTGGCGGCGACCCCAAACTCACCATCGAACGGCTCTGGACCACCCTGGGCGAATTGCGCAGTATGGGGATTACACGAATCGAGGGCGACCTGATTCTTGATGGCACTTACTTTGAAGTCGATGGTGGTTTCCCGGCGTTTGAAGACAACGGCAACAATCCCCACGCTCCCTTTCTGGTGGAACCGTCCGCCTATCTGACCAACCTGAACCTGATGCACTTCCAGGTTCGTGCCGATGAGCGTGGTACCCAGGCCTGGAGCACGCCCTCCCTGGGTGAAGTTGTTATCGACAACCGTGTGGTTGCAACCGCCGAAGGCCCTTGCCCGTCGCGAAGAAACTTCGAATGGGAACCCATTGTTCATGAAGACCAACGTGTGACCGTTCGGGTAACCGGTGAACTTCCCCAGGGCTGCCGAACCACCAGCTACCTGTCGCTGCTGCCCCATGAGCAGTACAGCGCCTCGCTTATTCGTTCCCTGCTGGCTGACCTTGGCGTCGTGGTTTCGGGCGGAGACCTCAATGGTGTTACACCGGAAGACGCACGGCTGGTAATGAAAACCACCTCGCCGGATCTGGTTACCATGGTGAGGGATATCAACAAGTGGAGCAGCAACGTGATGGCGCGCCAACTGCTGCTCACCATTGGTGCCGAGAACCGCCTGGAAGATGAAAACGATGACCGGGTTGCCGGCATTCGGGTGATCTATGACTGGCTCGAAGACAAAGGCATTAACACTGCGGGCATGGTGATCGATAACGGCGCCGGTCTCACCCGACACGGTCGTATTACCGCCCGCCAGGGCGCTCAGATTCTGGAGCATGCCTGGAACAGCGCCTACTCGGCAGACCTGATGGCTTCAATGCCCATTATCGCGATGGACGGAACCATGGCACGCCGCCTACGCAATACCGGCATGGATGGCGAGGGTCGCATCAAGACCGGTTACCTGGAAAACGTGAGGTCGATCGCCGGCTTCACCCGCGATTCGAATAACACCACCTGGGCCGTGGTGGGGATGGTCAATAACGATCCGGCCTGGAATGGCCAGGCCGTACTGGACCGGATTCTGTATTCGCTGCATTTCCGGCCGCCGACCGGGACTGCCATTTCCCACGCGGCTTCCGGCATTTCTGAAACCACCATTCAATAA